GTACAAGAACAAGGAAGATAATTTTGGGACACCATGGGTTGTAAAAGGCTGTGAAGAATTTAAAGATAATTATGATCCATGTATGTTTAAAAATTCAAAGCCACTATATATTTGTAGTTTTGTTTGATATAATTTGTGTAGTGGAATATATTGTTTTGTCTTGAATCTTGTACGTAAAGACAAATGTGAATGCATAAGAAATAAGTGGATTCCGTAACGTTTTcactttaataaattaaataaaacagaaaacactaattgttttgttttcttattagttGAATGGTGGAACACTTACGGGACGTCAGTGCCTAATTTGCAAAGAATGGCAAAGAGAATTTTGTCGTTGACTACTAGTTCATCAGGATGTGAAAGAGCTTGGAGTTCTTTTGAAGGGGTAATTTTTTATTAGTCTACGATTCTAAAATCTTTTCATATGTAttgatgattttgttttaaaaatgcaGATACATACAAAAAAGCGAAACTGGCTTAGTACAAGTAGAATGAATAATCTTGTATTTGTCCAATTTAATACAAGATtgttgaacaaaacaaaaaaacagaaggagAAGAACATTGATATATTGCTGGCTGATGATGCTACTCATGCTCAAGAATGGCTTGTTGAAGGTGATGATGGAGAGCATGAATCAGCTATGGGTGTAGGAGCTGGTGATACAGAAGGAGCagcagatgatgatgatatggcTGATATTAGAGAACTGCGTGATGAAGATTTTATTTCTGATACTGAAGAGGAAGATTTTGCTGGTACTAATTTGGAATCAGATGAAGACCAAGTTCCAAACATGTACGGTGAAGAAGAATATGATGATTAAACTTTcagtttggtttatttttttaattttagttgttCTTTTGATTTGAGTACGATGATgttttctactttatttagattttgaattattatCATCTTTTAGATGTTggttatttgattttaaaaatttagtattgAAAGccttttgttcttttaatactaatattattttatttcatatcaatcattaataatatatatcattaatcattaatgtatatatatatatataaaattatatatataatccgCTTAGGCCCCGTTTAGACGTCCGCGTATACGGCTAGGCGCTAGCTCAACGCACAGAGAGCGCATAACATATTTTAGAACACTGCTATTAGTGTTcaccaagattttgattttgatatatctaTTATAAAACTCAAGTaagataattatttacataCTTATTAACTTTATTAATTTGGATATTAGAATAATGAAAAACATTCAAACTGGATAATTTAGCCttgttcaaaatttaaataattgtgtaattttttaaataaaatcttataGTAAGGCATTTATCCAAATATCCTCTAATAAGTAAAGTAATATCCACTCGACTTTATTTTGATTTGACTTttacgagagagagagagagagagagagatagaaaacAATAATGAGATTCATCTGGAGACCTGATTGGGTAAAAACTCCGGCTGTTATGTTCTGTCCGTTGATGCTTCGAAAAGATCTTTTTTCAGAAATAAATCAATGATTTTTATGACTCGTTTGGTAAAAAATAATCACCTTTTTTTGCCCAAAAAAGCATAACTTGCTAATAGCTCCGTCATTATCCTACGCCCACCGACCATTCCTCTCCGTCGTCTTTCTTTCGTCATCCgccgctttttttttttttacccaaTTCGGCATCGATTTTTCCCGGCAGCGACCTTCCATCTCCGTCGCGTTCTCGTGAATTGCTGATTCCCACAACGAATTTCAGGTTTATtcatttttcaattatttgattattgATTGATTTCGAGCTAGGGTTGGTGATTGAGTTCTGATAATTCGTTGTGTAATGgatgattttaatattattaggaAGTTTCCTCTTTTCGTAAGACGTAATTCACGAGGTGGTGGTGTTAACTGAGATTGTTTTGTGTGTTAATTCGTTTTTGCTTATTACTATACATTTCAGCGAGCccaatgtgttttttttttaacttttattacaGGATTTAGCTTATTGTCTTGGTGATGGTCTTGTTTCCATAGCTCCACACGCTTTGTCATAAAGTGTTTGAGAATGGCTCAGGGAGAGCATAGAAGTTTTCCTCAGCCAGGACAAATGCAGAGTTCTGCTTCTGTTGTTTCGTCTCAGCCTAATATGGCTAATGGTGTAAACCAAGATGGTATCAGATTGCGGCAGGAGATGCTGAACAGAATGTAagaattgtttgtttgtttgtttgtttgcctATGCTGTTTTGGTGTCGCTCTTGCTTGGTCTACATCACATTAGTGAGTGTTCTAAAAAACGGCTTAGGCACACATAGGCATCCGCCTAGTCGGCAAATCGTTTttcaaatctgttttttttttttgttttttgttttttgttattgGGATAGGTGAATTCTTATGGATCCATCCCGAGAGGGAACCGGACATAATAATTTTTCATCATCCAGCTTGAGCAAGAATGAACCAAACTAAATTAatacatacaaatatatatatatgttatacagaagtatttaatatgtaaaaaaataattatccgATTCCAAAGTTATTGCAACTAAAGATTCTTTATTGCTTTAAAAAATCGGGCCAAGCGCCCCCCTAAACAAAAATCCCCGATACAGCACTTATGCACGGCTtagcgatttcttgaacattgcatTAGTGTATGTGGTTAGTGCATATACCACTTAGACATTAGTagtttactgtttttttttccaacgtCTGCTTTGCTATGAGGATGAAACACCCATCTAATTACCTAGTACTTGGGGTTTAGTTCGGTAATGCAGCTGAAATaacatcatttttttgttgaagTGATCTAATGTTTGTTGTGTATATGGAAAAGACCCTTATTTACTTGATATAT
The window above is part of the Brassica napus cultivar Da-Ae chromosome C3, Da-Ae, whole genome shotgun sequence genome. Proteins encoded here:
- the LOC106398173 gene encoding uncharacterized protein LOC106398173, which codes for MTIIDQRIEGRFDSPLHLTGYFLNPYYLYKDQTIPLHNIVLTSFFKCVSAFIADDLSKQCNVINSEINKYKNKEDNFGTPWVVKGCEEFKDNYDPFEWWNTYGTSVPNLQRMAKRILSLTTSSSGCERAWSSFEGIHTKKRNWLSTSRMNNLVFVQFNTRLLNKTKKQKEKNIDILLADDATHAQEWLVEGDDGEHESAMGVGAGDTEGAADDDDMADIRELRDEDFISDTEEEDFAGTNLESDEDQVPNMYGEEEYDD